The following are from one region of the Moritella sp. 24 genome:
- the murJ gene encoding murein biosynthesis integral membrane protein MurJ — MSNKLIKSGLIVSSMTMISRILGLVRDVIVANLMGAGAAADVFFFANKIPNFLRRLFAEGAFAQAFVPVLTEYQQTGDKQKIRQLIASVSGTLGVLVTIVTLFGVIGSPLITILFGAGWFVDWLNDGPDAHKFELASFMLKITFPYLWFITFTALSGAILNTLGKFAVAAFTPVFLNIAIIGAALFIAPTLEQPEVGLAIGVFIGGAIQFLFQIPFLAKQKMLVKPRWGWRDPGVTKIRKLMIPAMFGVSVSQINLLFDTFIASFLMTGSISWLYYSDRLLEFPLGLFGIAIATVILPALSRTHSANSDRQFKQTMDWGVRVVLLLGIPAMMGMIVLASPMLKVLFMRGEFGADDVSMASMSLMAYGSGLLSFMLIKVLAPGYYARQDTRTPVKFGIVAMISNMGFNIVLAIPFGYVGLALATAGSATLNAGLLYWGLHKEGVYKVNSDTGIVITKLFLSAGLMAGLVQYAKPDMQQWYAWGLLDSSLCLFGLIGLAAISYFMALLVFGLRPRHFKITD, encoded by the coding sequence TTGAGTAATAAATTAATAAAATCTGGCCTTATAGTCAGTTCAATGACCATGATCTCGCGTATTTTAGGTTTAGTTCGAGATGTTATTGTTGCAAATCTAATGGGCGCGGGTGCCGCAGCGGATGTTTTCTTCTTTGCCAATAAAATCCCTAATTTTTTACGCCGTCTTTTCGCTGAAGGTGCATTTGCACAAGCTTTTGTGCCAGTTCTGACCGAATATCAACAAACTGGTGATAAACAAAAGATACGACAATTGATCGCATCTGTATCCGGAACCTTGGGTGTACTCGTGACAATTGTTACCTTATTCGGGGTAATTGGCTCACCATTAATTACTATTCTCTTTGGTGCTGGTTGGTTTGTTGATTGGCTTAATGATGGACCCGATGCCCACAAGTTTGAACTTGCTTCATTTATGCTAAAAATAACTTTTCCTTATTTGTGGTTTATTACTTTTACCGCATTATCTGGTGCAATTTTGAACACTTTGGGTAAGTTCGCGGTTGCAGCCTTTACGCCTGTGTTTTTAAATATCGCGATTATTGGCGCTGCATTGTTCATTGCACCGACTTTAGAACAGCCTGAAGTTGGTCTTGCCATTGGTGTATTTATAGGCGGTGCAATTCAGTTTTTATTCCAGATTCCATTTTTAGCAAAACAAAAAATGTTAGTGAAACCACGTTGGGGTTGGCGAGATCCAGGCGTGACGAAAATTCGTAAATTAATGATACCGGCCATGTTTGGTGTATCAGTAAGCCAAATCAATCTATTGTTCGATACATTTATAGCCAGTTTCTTAATGACGGGGTCGATCAGTTGGTTGTATTACTCCGACCGTTTACTTGAATTTCCCCTTGGCTTATTCGGTATTGCGATCGCGACGGTTATTTTACCTGCTTTATCTCGTACTCATTCTGCTAATTCAGATCGCCAGTTTAAGCAAACGATGGATTGGGGGGTAAGAGTCGTGCTATTGCTGGGTATACCCGCGATGATGGGCATGATTGTACTTGCAAGCCCAATGCTTAAAGTGTTGTTTATGCGTGGTGAATTTGGTGCTGACGATGTATCAATGGCGTCGATGAGTTTAATGGCTTATGGCTCCGGCTTGCTGAGTTTCATGCTGATTAAAGTGCTTGCACCGGGCTATTATGCACGTCAAGACACGCGCACACCGGTTAAATTCGGTATTGTCGCGATGATCAGTAATATGGGCTTTAATATTGTGCTTGCTATTCCATTCGGTTATGTGGGCCTTGCGCTGGCGACGGCAGGTTCTGCGACATTAAATGCAGGCTTATTATACTGGGGCTTACATAAAGAAGGTGTATATAAGGTAAATAGCGATACGGGTATTGTGATTACTAAACTATTCTTATCTGCAGGTTTGATGGCCGGATTGGTGCAATACGCTAAACCCGATATGCAGCAATGGTATGCTTGGGGTCTATTAGATAGTAGTTTGTGCCTATTCGGATTAATCGGATTGGCTGCAATAAGCTATTTTATGGCTTTATTGGTGTTTGGTTTACGCCCTCGACATTTTAAAATTACCGACTGA